The following proteins come from a genomic window of Pseudomonas sp. WJP1:
- a CDS encoding patatin-like phospholipase family protein, with protein sequence MAKCPFAEQRPITGTSGSYTGGVFKIVHHTTEGGSAEGAFTAFKSNRSDPHFTVDASKIYQHIDTDTAARSLRNAEGGVQTNRDRALQIEVVGFAGKPKNKATLKNLARLCRWLEQIHDVPLVWPAGLPKPAKNGKDPGGHLRSTENWAKGGHFGHCHVPENTHWDPAYTKTEVEYLMAAKFDAAGKLTNAQDPAVVALENQPMAIDGDTTFEIMADHADVGEAPTRNVQPVNVALSEQPEPAARRPESGAGLCLSGGGYRAMLFHVGSLWRLYESGQLFRLQRISSVSGGSITSAVLALAWKHLPFDGARAPFEARVVGPIRELARRTLDAEAIIGGILLPGSIGEKVAAAYDKYLFHGETLQALPDTPRFVINATNVQSGVLWRFSKPYMGDYRVGRIENPDFSIARAVAASSAFPPVLSPLTIELHPAAFKPGSGDDMQRPPFTSDVVLADGGVYDNLGLETVWKRYETVLVSDAGAKIKPEEEPKHDWPRHAYRVLDLIDNQVRSLRKHALIASYQAKPHDPGKRLGTYWGIGTPYDHYSGRALTLSCKPARTQELAGIATRLKRLDEELQERLINWGYAVTDAALRTYVDPKLNKPNAFPYPDSGV encoded by the coding sequence ATGGCCAAATGCCCCTTTGCCGAACAGCGCCCCATTACCGGTACCAGCGGGAGTTACACGGGCGGCGTGTTCAAAATTGTCCATCACACGACGGAAGGTGGTAGCGCAGAGGGCGCCTTTACCGCGTTCAAGTCCAACCGGTCGGACCCGCACTTCACGGTGGACGCCAGCAAAATTTACCAGCATATCGACACCGACACAGCGGCGCGCTCGCTACGCAATGCAGAAGGCGGTGTACAAACCAACCGGGATCGAGCCCTGCAGATAGAAGTTGTCGGTTTCGCCGGTAAACCCAAAAACAAAGCGACGCTGAAGAACCTGGCCCGCCTCTGCCGTTGGCTCGAGCAGATTCATGACGTCCCGTTGGTTTGGCCGGCGGGGCTGCCCAAGCCCGCAAAAAACGGCAAGGATCCGGGCGGTCATTTGCGCAGTACGGAGAACTGGGCCAAAGGCGGACATTTCGGACACTGCCATGTACCCGAAAACACACACTGGGATCCCGCCTATACAAAGACCGAGGTCGAGTACCTGATGGCGGCAAAATTTGATGCCGCCGGCAAGTTAACCAATGCCCAGGATCCTGCCGTTGTAGCACTGGAAAATCAGCCGATGGCAATAGACGGCGATACGACGTTCGAGATCATGGCGGATCATGCCGATGTTGGGGAGGCACCAACGAGGAATGTACAGCCCGTCAATGTCGCACTGAGTGAGCAACCGGAACCTGCAGCACGTCGCCCGGAGTCAGGCGCGGGACTGTGTCTATCCGGCGGTGGTTACCGCGCAATGCTGTTTCACGTGGGAAGCCTTTGGCGCCTCTATGAAAGCGGTCAGCTCTTTAGGCTGCAGCGTATTTCGAGCGTGTCGGGCGGCTCGATCACAAGCGCGGTTCTCGCACTGGCCTGGAAGCATCTACCTTTTGATGGTGCTCGGGCGCCCTTCGAGGCCCGTGTGGTCGGACCCATTCGTGAGCTTGCAAGACGCACGCTTGACGCCGAAGCGATCATCGGCGGCATTCTGCTTCCCGGCAGTATTGGGGAGAAAGTCGCTGCGGCCTATGACAAGTACCTCTTCCACGGGGAAACATTGCAGGCCCTGCCTGATACCCCTCGCTTTGTAATCAATGCCACCAACGTGCAATCCGGCGTGCTGTGGCGTTTCTCCAAACCTTATATGGGTGACTATCGCGTTGGCCGCATCGAAAATCCTGATTTTTCGATCGCCCGGGCGGTCGCAGCCTCTTCAGCCTTTCCACCAGTACTATCACCGCTGACCATCGAACTTCATCCGGCCGCATTTAAACCTGGCTCGGGCGACGACATGCAACGTCCACCTTTTACCTCTGATGTCGTACTGGCCGACGGCGGCGTTTATGACAACCTGGGCCTGGAGACCGTTTGGAAACGCTACGAAACGGTGCTTGTCAGCGACGCTGGCGCCAAAATAAAACCAGAGGAAGAGCCTAAACACGATTGGCCACGCCACGCCTATCGCGTCCTGGATCTGATCGACAATCAGGTGCGTAGTCTTCGCAAACACGCGCTCATAGCGAGCTATCAAGCCAAACCTCATGATCCCGGCAAGCGCCTGGGAACGTATTGGGGAATAGGCACCCCGTACGATCACTATTCGGGCCGCGCACTCACTCTCAGTTGCAAACCTGCGCGCACTCAGGAGCTGGCCGGCATCGCTACGCGTCTGAAGCGGCTGGATGAGGAGTTGCAGGAACGATTGATCAATTGGGGATACGCGGTTACGGATGCGGCTTTACGCACATACGTCGATCCCAAGCTGAATAAACCCAACGCGTTTCCCTATCCCGATAGCGGTGTCTGA
- a CDS encoding 3-oxoacid CoA-transferase subunit A codes for MINKTFESVAAALDGIADGSVIMVGGFGTAGMPSELVDGVIASGARELTIISNNAGNGEIGLAALLKAGRVAKVICSFPRQSDSYVFDELYLAGKVQLEVVPQGNLAERIRAAGSGIGAFYSPTGYGTLLAEGKENRVIDGRNYVLEMPLHADVALIKAENGDRWGNLTYRKAARNFGPIMAMAAKTTIAQVKRIVELGELDPEHIVTPGIFVQRVVAVPLAPISNANVN; via the coding sequence TTGATCAACAAAACATTTGAATCCGTCGCTGCTGCACTGGACGGCATTGCCGACGGTTCGGTCATCATGGTGGGTGGCTTCGGCACTGCCGGGATGCCGTCGGAATTGGTTGATGGCGTCATCGCTTCGGGTGCTCGCGAGCTGACCATCATCAGCAACAATGCCGGCAACGGTGAGATCGGTCTGGCTGCATTGCTCAAGGCCGGGCGAGTGGCCAAGGTCATCTGTTCGTTTCCACGCCAATCCGATTCCTATGTATTCGACGAACTCTACCTGGCGGGCAAGGTGCAACTTGAGGTCGTGCCTCAAGGCAATCTGGCCGAACGCATTCGCGCGGCTGGCTCTGGAATCGGTGCGTTTTATTCGCCAACCGGATACGGCACCTTGCTGGCCGAAGGCAAGGAAAACCGAGTGATCGACGGTCGCAACTATGTGCTGGAAATGCCGTTGCATGCCGATGTCGCACTGATCAAGGCTGAAAATGGCGATCGCTGGGGCAATCTCACCTATCGCAAAGCCGCGCGTAATTTTGGACCGATCATGGCAATGGCAGCGAAAACGACAATCGCCCAGGTCAAGCGGATCGTCGAGTTGGGAGAGTTGGACCCCGAACACATTGTCACGCCGGGGATCTTCGTTCAGCGCGTGGTCGCAGTGCCGCTCGCCCCCATCTCGAATGCCAACGTCAACTGA
- a CDS encoding dTMP kinase, producing the protein MNRALFVSLDGPKGAGKTTLLEAVTKALRADNQKVIRLCERKSDPFRGETMTLVNKFVRNPSRDLELEVCERFADSRTWISRHVLTKQPPGSIILIDRWYPSDAAFRRIVPFAEILQLNIDRNVRVPDLHVGVVTAPDISWARAAARRRGLSSTVIHKLEEHVACTKAFERAIADLDWVLCRNEGTIEDATMQVVSEIYRVLDG; encoded by the coding sequence ATGAATCGTGCGCTGTTTGTTTCTCTGGATGGGCCCAAGGGAGCCGGCAAAACCACACTGTTGGAGGCCGTTACGAAAGCACTGAGGGCCGACAACCAAAAGGTGATCCGACTTTGCGAGAGAAAAAGCGACCCCTTCAGGGGTGAAACAATGACTCTCGTTAACAAATTCGTCAGAAATCCCTCCCGGGATCTGGAGTTGGAGGTTTGTGAGCGCTTTGCTGATAGCCGTACCTGGATCTCCCGGCACGTGCTGACTAAACAGCCACCAGGCAGCATCATCTTGATCGATCGCTGGTACCCGTCTGATGCCGCGTTTCGCCGGATAGTCCCGTTTGCAGAGATTCTACAGTTGAACATTGATCGAAACGTGCGAGTGCCAGACCTGCATGTCGGGGTTGTCACCGCCCCTGATATTTCGTGGGCGAGGGCAGCGGCTCGACGGCGTGGGCTGAGCAGTACTGTGATCCATAAGCTGGAAGAACATGTCGCTTGTACCAAGGCGTTCGAGCGTGCGATTGCAGATCTCGACTGGGTTTTATGCCGTAATGAAGGAACGATTGAAGACGCAACGATGCAGGTGGTTTCGGAGATCTATAGAGTCCTTGATGGGTAG
- a CDS encoding phospholipase effector Tle1 domain-containing protein encodes MPSLRLILLFDGTDNTPKDRTNVWRTYGLLAEKDVNGVPQKKEYITGVGTDVGELVRGSIFGQGVARKIREGYEWLVENYQDDTEIYVFGFSRGAFAARSLVQMIAICGLARPDTLKEWSTKEIFDRYADISQQDSEVIRPMWRLRYWQGHPTEAPPGWHPDRLEARLIDDVYVRAVKIRMAGLWDTVGAIDADALQNKDAHRGKSAAHNVRPTRAQGYGHHALAIDEHRPMFEASLWRAFAETGKEAQTLDDFTECYEQRWFIGAHSDVGGGYQDDDLPNITLQWMMQKATALGLAFTHTIEPRPGAWHDPIHDSFKAFAGQILNIWDEIKNGDQRNYRDIGRLPRSIVTSGGTAGSLCTINETIDDSVLRRWQEDPTYRPPKLVEYFVRNPGELPHGTTTAQRTQRIYAEKYWNPTGVFLRAGVRYRAHVVPGVGEPLRDLKYIARSIDGEDWDSVAHRAASLVHGKRKDDAKWFALIGTVDKYHPWVMKDGGEFTVPVSGQMLCYFNDVQIELGFYDNNSGWVMLEIERL; translated from the coding sequence ATGCCTTCTTTACGTCTCATCCTGCTTTTTGATGGCACCGACAACACGCCCAAGGATCGCACCAACGTCTGGCGTACCTATGGGTTGCTCGCGGAAAAAGACGTGAATGGTGTTCCCCAGAAAAAGGAATACATCACGGGAGTCGGTACCGACGTTGGCGAACTCGTCCGAGGCAGCATCTTTGGCCAGGGCGTTGCCCGCAAAATTCGTGAAGGCTACGAATGGCTGGTCGAGAATTATCAGGACGACACGGAGATTTACGTCTTCGGCTTCAGCCGCGGCGCGTTCGCCGCTCGCAGCCTCGTGCAGATGATCGCCATCTGCGGACTTGCACGCCCGGACACGCTCAAGGAATGGAGCACCAAGGAAATTTTCGACCGTTATGCAGATATTTCGCAGCAGGATAGCGAGGTCATCCGCCCCATGTGGCGATTGCGCTACTGGCAGGGCCACCCGACGGAGGCGCCTCCCGGCTGGCATCCCGACCGCTTGGAGGCCCGCCTCATCGATGACGTCTACGTGCGTGCGGTGAAGATCCGTATGGCCGGCCTGTGGGACACCGTTGGCGCCATCGATGCCGACGCCCTGCAAAACAAAGACGCACACCGCGGCAAATCCGCCGCTCACAACGTGCGACCCACACGGGCGCAGGGATACGGCCACCATGCCCTTGCCATTGACGAACACCGCCCAATGTTCGAGGCCTCCCTGTGGCGCGCCTTCGCCGAGACGGGAAAGGAAGCGCAAACACTCGACGATTTCACTGAATGCTACGAGCAACGCTGGTTTATCGGTGCGCACTCCGATGTTGGCGGCGGCTACCAGGACGATGATCTACCCAATATTACCCTGCAGTGGATGATGCAGAAGGCCACTGCGCTCGGCCTTGCGTTCACTCACACCATCGAGCCCCGCCCTGGCGCGTGGCACGACCCCATTCACGACAGTTTCAAAGCCTTCGCTGGTCAGATCCTCAACATCTGGGACGAAATCAAAAACGGCGACCAGCGTAATTACCGAGATATCGGCAGGCTACCCCGCAGTATCGTCACGTCTGGAGGTACGGCCGGCTCCCTGTGCACCATTAATGAAACCATTGATGATTCCGTGCTACGCCGCTGGCAGGAGGACCCGACCTACCGCCCGCCCAAGCTGGTGGAGTACTTTGTTCGAAACCCCGGTGAGCTTCCCCACGGTACAACCACGGCGCAACGAACCCAGCGCATCTACGCCGAAAAATACTGGAACCCGACCGGTGTGTTCCTGCGCGCCGGCGTCCGTTACCGAGCCCACGTCGTGCCCGGGGTTGGCGAACCCTTACGCGATCTCAAGTACATCGCGCGCAGTATCGACGGCGAGGACTGGGACAGCGTCGCCCACAGGGCTGCCTCACTCGTCCATGGCAAGCGCAAGGATGACGCCAAATGGTTCGCCCTCATCGGCACCGTGGACAAGTACCACCCTTGGGTAATGAAAGACGGTGGTGAGTTCACCGTGCCCGTCAGCGGCCAGATGCTCTGCTACTTCAACGATGTGCAGATCGAACTAGGGTTTTACGATAATAATTCTGGCTGGGTAATGTTGGAAATCGAGCGACTCTAG
- a CDS encoding sigma-54-dependent Fis family transcriptional regulator, which produces MKPALINAHAQQVLHAVQGTIASHSATADLAITRSWRRCLDQYQLDPASRRAPNVVEQARLQDHRGPLEHIIAVAHWQMSNLHQQLGRDGHVVLLTDARGVAIDSVFNESERAEFQRSGLWLGSVWSEDCEGTNGVGTCLVERQHVTIRRDEHFRGKHVGLTCSASPIFDARGELLAVLNLSSVRDDHSLQQHFQAMALTNLSAKLIESCFFLGQDPQRYLLRFHPEAGYVGLQGEGLLSFDESARICSVNQAALDLLGLSRDQVVGQSLTMLLETPIDQVMSQASAQPSVCWPMRLVDGRLLYGQLREPAHQPPLVIAPTPIINDVHVCLEDPRLQRGFARALRVLERDVPVFLQGETGTGKEAFAAALHRASARAAQPFVAINCAAIPETLIESELFGYRGGSFTGARKDGMIGKLEQAHGGILFLDEIADMPLALQTRLLRVLEERQVVPLGGATARPLDVRLVSASHQDLHACVAEGRFREDLFYRIAGFTVQLPPLRERSDKGRLLDLLLREESKGTRIRLEAGVRERLLKHPWPGNVRQLRTCLRTLVALSLEGRVTLDDLAELLPAASVALAENPLGVSERQTLLTLIEAEHWHIARVAARLGISRNTLYRKLRHHGISRPG; this is translated from the coding sequence ATGAAGCCGGCCTTGATCAACGCCCATGCACAGCAGGTGCTGCATGCTGTGCAGGGCACTATCGCCAGCCACAGCGCTACCGCTGACCTGGCCATCACACGATCCTGGCGCCGGTGCCTGGATCAGTATCAGCTCGATCCCGCCAGCCGCCGCGCACCTAATGTGGTTGAACAAGCACGCTTGCAGGATCACCGCGGGCCACTGGAACACATCATTGCCGTGGCGCATTGGCAGATGAGCAACCTGCACCAACAACTCGGTCGAGACGGCCACGTGGTGCTACTCACCGATGCTCGCGGTGTGGCGATCGACAGCGTGTTCAACGAATCCGAACGAGCCGAGTTCCAGCGTTCCGGGCTGTGGCTCGGCTCGGTATGGAGTGAAGATTGCGAGGGCACCAACGGTGTCGGCACCTGCCTGGTCGAGCGACAGCACGTCACCATCCGCCGTGATGAGCATTTCCGTGGCAAGCACGTCGGCCTGACCTGTTCGGCGAGCCCGATATTCGATGCGCGTGGAGAGTTGCTGGCCGTGCTCAACCTTTCTTCTGTCAGGGATGACCACAGCCTTCAGCAACACTTCCAGGCCATGGCATTGACCAACCTGTCAGCCAAGTTGATCGAGAGCTGTTTTTTCCTGGGGCAGGATCCGCAGCGATACTTGCTGCGCTTCCATCCTGAGGCGGGCTACGTTGGGCTGCAGGGTGAAGGCCTGCTCAGTTTTGACGAGAGTGCCCGTATCTGTTCAGTCAATCAGGCTGCGCTGGACCTGCTGGGTCTCAGCCGTGACCAGGTGGTGGGGCAATCCCTGACGATGCTGCTGGAAACACCTATCGACCAGGTGATGAGCCAGGCCAGCGCCCAGCCGAGCGTCTGCTGGCCCATGCGGCTGGTGGACGGACGCCTGCTCTACGGTCAGTTGCGAGAACCCGCGCACCAGCCGCCCTTGGTCATTGCCCCAACGCCCATCATCAACGACGTGCACGTGTGCCTGGAAGACCCACGCCTGCAACGCGGATTTGCTCGCGCATTGCGAGTTCTGGAGCGTGACGTTCCGGTATTTCTACAGGGCGAAACCGGTACCGGCAAAGAAGCTTTTGCGGCGGCGCTGCACCGCGCCAGCGCCAGGGCGGCCCAGCCGTTTGTGGCAATCAATTGCGCAGCCATTCCAGAGACGCTGATCGAGAGCGAGCTGTTCGGCTATCGCGGCGGCAGCTTCACCGGCGCACGCAAGGACGGGATGATCGGCAAGCTGGAACAAGCCCATGGCGGCATTCTGTTTCTTGATGAAATCGCCGATATGCCACTGGCGCTGCAGACTCGCCTGCTGCGGGTGCTGGAGGAGCGTCAAGTGGTGCCCCTAGGCGGCGCGACGGCGCGTCCCCTCGACGTACGACTTGTCAGTGCCAGCCACCAGGATCTGCACGCCTGTGTAGCCGAAGGGCGCTTTCGTGAAGATCTTTTTTATCGCATTGCCGGTTTCACCGTGCAGCTCCCGCCATTGCGCGAACGATCAGACAAGGGCCGTTTGCTCGACCTTCTGCTGCGCGAAGAATCAAAAGGCACAAGGATTCGACTGGAGGCGGGCGTCAGGGAGCGCTTGCTCAAGCATCCGTGGCCGGGCAATGTCCGGCAGTTGCGCACGTGCCTGCGCACGCTGGTAGCGTTGTCGTTGGAGGGGCGTGTCACCCTGGACGACTTGGCAGAGTTACTGCCGGCAGCGTCAGTTGCGTTGGCCGAAAATCCGCTGGGAGTATCCGAACGGCAGACGCTGCTGACGTTGATTGAGGCGGAACATTGGCATATCGCTCGTGTTGCCGCGCGCCTGGGGATCAGCCGAAATACGCTTTATCGCAAACTGCGTCATCACGGTATTTCGCGACCTGGTTGA
- a CDS encoding 3-oxoacid CoA-transferase subunit B, with translation MTVMKKLSRSEMAQRVADDILEGSYVNLGIGVPTLVANYLGDKEVFLHSENGVLGMGPSPAPGEEDDDLINAGKQHVTLLAGGAYFHHADSFSMMRGGHIDIAVLGAFQVSVNGDLANWHTGAEGSIPAVGGAMDLATGARQVFVMMDHLTKTGESKLVPQCTYPLTGIGCVTRIYTDLVILDVTAKGLKVREIVADISFEDLQALSGVPLIR, from the coding sequence ATGACTGTTATGAAAAAACTATCGCGTAGCGAAATGGCCCAGCGTGTGGCCGACGATATTCTCGAGGGTTCTTACGTGAACCTGGGCATTGGCGTGCCCACGCTGGTGGCCAACTACCTCGGTGACAAGGAAGTGTTCCTGCACAGTGAAAACGGTGTACTGGGCATGGGCCCGAGTCCTGCGCCGGGGGAGGAAGACGATGACCTGATCAACGCGGGCAAACAGCATGTGACGTTGCTGGCCGGTGGTGCTTATTTTCACCACGCCGATTCGTTCTCGATGATGCGCGGTGGGCACATCGATATTGCCGTGCTTGGCGCCTTCCAGGTTTCGGTCAACGGCGACCTTGCCAACTGGCACACCGGCGCCGAAGGGTCAATTCCCGCAGTGGGTGGCGCGATGGACCTTGCGACTGGCGCGCGTCAGGTGTTCGTCATGATGGATCACCTGACCAAGACTGGCGAAAGCAAATTGGTGCCGCAATGCACCTACCCGCTGACCGGGATTGGCTGCGTGACTCGGATTTATACCGACCTGGTTATTCTGGACGTCACTGCGAAAGGCTTGAAGGTCCGGGAGATTGTCGCTGATATCAGCTTTGAGGACTTGCAAGCGCTCAGTGGCGTGCCGTTGATTCGATAA
- a CDS encoding RICIN domain-containing protein — MKKIILFAFCFLTSYSQANASEYFFVVAKHSGKCLHQHGATQGNGDAITQWSCVNQPNVKLEKIPAGDGYFFLKFQHSGKCVHQQGATQRNGDAITQWDCVDQPNVKLKQIPASDGYFFLKFQHSGKCVHQQGATQGNGGAITQWDCVDQPNVEWKFQPAPG; from the coding sequence ATGAAGAAAATCATCTTATTTGCTTTTTGCTTTTTGACTAGTTACTCACAAGCTAATGCCTCAGAGTATTTTTTTGTTGTGGCGAAACATAGTGGTAAGTGCCTTCATCAGCATGGCGCGACTCAAGGAAACGGAGACGCCATCACGCAATGGAGCTGCGTGAACCAGCCAAACGTGAAACTGGAGAAAATACCCGCAGGCGACGGATATTTTTTCTTGAAGTTTCAGCATAGCGGAAAATGTGTTCATCAACAGGGCGCAACTCAAAGAAACGGAGATGCCATCACGCAGTGGGATTGTGTAGACCAGCCGAACGTGAAATTGAAACAGATACCAGCAAGTGACGGATATTTTTTCTTAAAGTTTCAGCATAGCGGAAAATGTGTTCACCAGCAGGGCGCAACTCAAGGAAACGGAGGTGCCATCACGCAGTGGGATTGTGTAGACCAACCGAACGTGGAGTGGAAATTTCAACCTGCACCAGGTTAA